Proteins found in one Plasmodium gaboni strain SY75 chromosome 13, whole genome shotgun sequence genomic segment:
- a CDS encoding hypothetical protein (conserved Plasmodium protein, unknown function), which translates to MNQNDMNVLINEDIQCEDVEKENKRKIANDLVKNYCLLKELNLLSTIKNEYKEIVETTKNVTYNSDNIIYASKYIMEYMELKKQNELKIKEEEEQIQIQKEKEKYSHKNKKENILNDNEIVNIMNVLNKNELNLFIYAKNIMECDKVNNFGMFNNTLNINYLDIPAIKQNHNGSNLEELIKLLISNYNNSINIIKMQQNVINNFIFYTHNLLTNNKMLIQKNHKLIQTMSVPKELKNNVIDKDQIKFKLPFTQENNISSLFKIQIDLYRKHIKHLYNVNDDLKKYLSVFNDQNKYANN; encoded by the coding sequence ATGAACCAAAATGATATGAATGTACttataaatgaagatataCAATGTGAAGATGTCGAAAAAGAGaataaaaggaaaataGCCAACGATTTAGTTAAAAATTATTGTCTTTTGAAAgaattaaatttattaagtacaataaaaaatgaatacaAAGAAATTGTTGAAACTACAAAAAATGTAACCTACAATagtgataatataatatatgcCAGCAAGTATATTATGGAGTATATGGAATTAAAGaaacaaaatgaattaaaaataaaagaggaagaagaacaaatacaaatacaaaaagaaaaagaaaaatacagtcataagaataaaaaggagaatatattaaatgataatgaaattgtaaatattatgaatgttttaaataaaaatgaattaaatttatttatatatgcaaaaaatattatggAATGTGATAAAGTTAATAATTTTGGTATGtttaataatacattaaACATAAATTATCTTGATATACCAGCAATCAAACAAAATCATAATGGAAGCAATCTTGAAGAacttataaaattattaatttccaattataataattcaataaatattattaaaatgcAACAAAACgtaataaataattttattttttatacacataatttattaacaaataataaaatgttaatacaaaaaaatcATAAATTAATTCAGACAATGTCTGTGCCcaaagaattaaaaaataatgttattGATAAAGATcaaattaaatttaaattacCATTTACACaggaaaataatatatcttctttatttaaaatacAAATAGATTTATATAGAAAACATATTAAGCACCTCTATAATGTAAATGAcgatttaaaaaaatatttaagTGTATTCAATGACCAAAATAAATATGCAAAtaattaa